One genomic segment of Vibrio quintilis includes these proteins:
- a CDS encoding protein-glutamate methylesterase/protein-glutamine glutaminase, with amino-acid sequence MAIKVLVVDDSSFFRRRVSEIINSESRLEVIDVAVNGREAVDKARTLKPDVITMDVEMPVLDGISAVKEIMAENPIPILMFSSLTHDGAKATLDALDAGAMDFLPKKFEDIARNRDEAVSLLQQRVIEISKKKSLLRRSFSSPSTGRAVRSPAPSSRPESRQNLQSITRPSAAQAARFKPTGKKYQLTAIGTSTGGPVALQKILVKLPANYPHPVLLIQHMPATFTAAFASRLNSLCQVTVKEAEDGDILRAGVAYLAPGGKQMMIEGRPGNAKIRIIDGGDRMNYKPCVDVTFGSAAKIYGSKVLSMVLTGMGADGREGARMLKKEGATIWAQDEETCVVYGMPQAVAKAGISSESLPLERIAERILVEVGLS; translated from the coding sequence ATGGCGATTAAAGTATTAGTGGTTGATGACTCCAGTTTTTTCAGACGTCGTGTTAGTGAAATCATTAATTCAGAATCGCGTTTAGAAGTGATTGATGTCGCTGTTAATGGTAGAGAAGCCGTTGACAAAGCAAGAACATTAAAGCCTGACGTGATTACTATGGATGTAGAAATGCCGGTGTTAGATGGTATTTCTGCGGTTAAAGAGATTATGGCTGAGAATCCGATTCCGATTCTGATGTTTTCTTCTTTAACACATGATGGTGCTAAAGCGACATTAGATGCATTAGATGCTGGTGCAATGGACTTCTTACCGAAGAAGTTTGAAGATATTGCGCGTAATCGTGATGAAGCGGTTTCACTTTTGCAGCAACGAGTTATTGAAATCTCTAAGAAAAAGTCTTTGCTAAGACGGTCGTTTTCTTCTCCTTCTACCGGGCGTGCAGTACGTTCTCCTGCACCCTCTTCCCGGCCGGAAAGTCGTCAGAATTTACAATCAATTACCCGCCCATCGGCTGCACAAGCAGCCCGTTTTAAGCCAACAGGGAAGAAGTATCAACTAACCGCAATTGGAACTTCAACCGGCGGACCAGTAGCACTGCAAAAAATATTAGTTAAACTTCCGGCAAATTATCCTCATCCTGTGTTACTCATACAGCATATGCCAGCCACTTTTACGGCAGCGTTTGCAAGCCGCTTAAATTCATTGTGCCAGGTCACTGTAAAGGAAGCTGAAGATGGTGATATTCTCCGTGCAGGAGTCGCTTATCTTGCACCAGGTGGAAAGCAGATGATGATCGAAGGGCGTCCGGGAAACGCAAAAATCCGGATTATAGATGGCGGAGACCGAATGAATTATAAGCCATGTGTTGATGTAACATTTGGCTCCGCTGCTAAAATTTACGGAAGTAAAGTCCTTTCCATGGTATTGACTGGAATGGGGGCTGATGGACGCGAGGGTGCCAGAATGCTCAAAAAAGAAGGGGCAACAATCTGGGCTCAGGATGAAGAGACGTGTGTTGTTTATGGTATGCCTCAGGCAGTTGCTAAAGCAGGAATTTCATCTGAAAGTTTGCCTCTTGAGCGTATTGCTGAACGCATATTGGTTGAAGTGGGGCTTTCATAA
- the flhF gene encoding flagellar biosynthesis protein FlhF translates to MKIKRFFAKDVKTALLQVKDELGDDAVIMSNKKNAGGVEIVAAVDSENVIPKNQAQHHNPKSQYRQGNPAAADYTGGRRLKEDQVNIGTNSADRNGKPTMTQQFASLLKHYTPNQSGSTESEANSLSSLLQRQGKGNKEQSHHENPLTQRLLDEQQTEQHSNQLDPTRFIRRNPREEEQPNPDIELMKDDINSIRRLLEHQVSGLMWQEVERREPLRAMLIKRLSRMGVSLELADQLACYIPEETPPPKAWKALLGLVSDQIPISKLDILKKGGVVALLGPTGVGKTTTIAKLAARAAMEYGADEIALVTTDTYRIGAHEQLAIYGRIMGCPVKVAKDSKELADVIHQLRNRRLILVDTAGMGQRDVRLSEQLDTLMQDRGSAIRSYLVLPATAQRKVLQETIDHFRRIPLSGCIMTKLDESLSLGEFVSVIVENALPVAYIANGQRVPEDIVVAQPKYMVAKANELLEKSADNEPHYWSSDSERI, encoded by the coding sequence TTGAAAATTAAACGATTTTTTGCCAAGGATGTAAAAACAGCATTATTACAAGTCAAAGATGAGCTTGGTGATGATGCGGTGATTATGTCAAATAAGAAAAATGCTGGTGGTGTTGAAATCGTCGCGGCCGTTGATAGTGAAAATGTCATACCCAAGAATCAGGCCCAGCATCATAATCCCAAGTCACAATATCGTCAGGGTAACCCTGCGGCTGCGGATTATACGGGTGGTCGCCGTTTGAAAGAAGATCAGGTGAATATCGGAACTAACTCTGCTGATCGTAATGGTAAACCGACCATGACTCAGCAATTTGCGAGTTTGTTGAAACATTATACGCCTAATCAGTCAGGTAGTACTGAGTCTGAAGCGAATTCTTTGTCTTCATTACTTCAGAGGCAGGGAAAGGGAAATAAAGAACAGAGTCACCATGAAAATCCCCTGACTCAGCGTTTGCTGGATGAGCAGCAAACGGAACAGCATTCTAATCAACTTGATCCAACTCGGTTTATCCGGCGAAACCCACGGGAAGAGGAACAACCTAACCCTGATATTGAATTAATGAAGGATGATATTAATTCAATCCGCCGGTTGTTAGAGCATCAGGTTTCCGGACTCATGTGGCAGGAAGTTGAACGCAGAGAGCCACTCAGAGCTATGTTAATCAAGCGGTTGTCCCGCATGGGGGTTTCTTTAGAGCTTGCCGATCAATTAGCATGTTACATTCCTGAAGAAACACCACCGCCCAAGGCATGGAAAGCATTACTTGGATTGGTATCGGATCAAATTCCCATCTCTAAGCTGGATATCTTAAAGAAGGGGGGTGTTGTTGCTTTGCTTGGGCCGACCGGCGTAGGAAAAACAACAACAATTGCGAAACTGGCTGCCAGAGCTGCTATGGAATATGGTGCAGATGAAATTGCACTTGTCACAACGGATACTTATCGTATTGGTGCACATGAGCAACTGGCTATATATGGAAGAATTATGGGATGCCCTGTAAAAGTTGCTAAAGATTCCAAAGAGTTAGCCGATGTTATACACCAACTGAGAAATCGTCGTCTGATTTTGGTTGATACAGCAGGAATGGGACAACGTGATGTTCGTCTTTCCGAACAGCTCGATACATTGATGCAGGACCGGGGGAGTGCTATAAGAAGTTATCTGGTACTACCTGCAACAGCCCAGCGAAAAGTATTACAAGAAACGATTGATCATTTCAGACGGATTCCATTATCCGGATGCATTATGACGAAGCTGGATGAATCCCTGAGTCTGGGGGAGTTTGTGAGTGTTATTGTTGAAAATGCTTTACCTGTAGCATATATCGCTAATGGCCAACGAGTTCCTGAAGATATTGTTGTCGCCCAACCTAAATATATGGTTGCAAAAGCAAACGAGTTGCTAGAAAAGTCGGCAGATAATGAGCCTCACTACTGGAGTAGTGACTCGGAGAGAATCTAG
- a CDS encoding protein phosphatase CheZ, with product MISLEQARELVQFLENEQQDDANSLLIDIYQSSAAEHQIFQQIGSLTRELHESLKEFTLDVRIGEIAKDEIPDAKDRLAYVISKTETAANKTMDSVDRCMPIADKLHQSLLSVRPQWNELMRGRVELAEFKALCHRIDDILSQIEGDSTELRSELMEILMAQDFQDLTGQIIRRVIELVNEVEQRLVEILTVFGTANQQEQQIDKSHQPSSEPEGPIMNPHEREDAVASQDEVDDLLSSLGF from the coding sequence ATGATTTCATTAGAACAAGCCCGGGAACTTGTGCAGTTTCTCGAAAATGAACAGCAAGATGATGCTAATTCATTATTGATTGATATTTATCAGTCAAGCGCTGCTGAACATCAAATTTTTCAACAAATTGGAAGTTTGACGAGAGAACTACATGAATCATTAAAAGAGTTCACTTTGGATGTTCGGATTGGTGAAATCGCGAAAGATGAAATTCCTGATGCAAAAGATCGTCTGGCCTATGTGATCTCTAAGACTGAGACTGCGGCTAATAAAACGATGGATTCTGTTGATCGGTGTATGCCTATCGCAGATAAATTGCATCAAAGCCTGCTATCTGTGCGTCCTCAGTGGAATGAACTGATGCGTGGGCGTGTTGAATTAGCTGAGTTTAAAGCGCTGTGCCATCGGATTGACGATATATTAAGTCAGATTGAAGGTGATAGTACTGAACTTCGAAGTGAGTTAATGGAAATATTAATGGCACAGGATTTTCAGGATTTAACAGGACAAATTATTCGGCGCGTCATTGAATTGGTGAATGAAGTTGAGCAACGATTAGTTGAAATTCTTACTGTATTTGGCACAGCAAACCAACAAGAACAACAAATAGATAAAAGTCATCAACCTTCATCAGAACCAGAAGGACCTATCATGAACCCTCATGAGCGGGAAGATGCAGTTGCATCTCAGGATGAAGTGGATGACTTATTATCAAGTCTTGGTTTTTAG
- the cheY gene encoding chemotaxis response regulator CheY produces MKILIVDDFSTMRRIVKNLLRDLGFNNTQEADDGLTALPMLKKGDFEFVVTDWNMPGMQGIDLLKNIRADDELKHLPVLMITAEAKREQIIEAAQAGVNGYIVKPFTAATLKEKLDKIFERL; encoded by the coding sequence ATGAAAATTTTGATTGTTGATGATTTTTCAACAATGCGTCGGATAGTAAAGAACCTACTCCGTGACTTGGGTTTCAATAATACTCAGGAAGCGGATGATGGGCTCACGGCGTTGCCTATGCTAAAGAAGGGTGATTTTGAGTTCGTTGTGACTGACTGGAATATGCCAGGGATGCAGGGAATCGATTTATTAAAAAATATTCGTGCTGATGATGAATTAAAGCATTTACCTGTTTTGATGATTACTGCCGAAGCAAAGAGAGAACAAATTATTGAAGCTGCTCAGGCTGGTGTGAATGGATATATTGTTAAGCCGTTTACCGCTGCAACTCTCAAAGAAAAGTTAGATAAAATTTTTGAGCGTTTATGA
- a CDS encoding RNA polymerase sigma factor FliA, with protein MNKALTYNQYGNISSQQAFLEKYSELVKRIAHHLIGRLPPSVQVEDLIQAGMIGLLEAQKNYDGSKGASFETYAGIRIRGAMLDDIRRGDWVPRSVHKHNREISQAISALEGELNRDPTDSEVANFLGMSLDQYHSIITDINCSRIIGIEDLGVSEDVISPFDVDGDSSPFKGVADELFRKALIESIKSLPEREALVLSLYYDEELNLKEIGEVLGVSESRVSQILSQTMQRLRTKLRSWTQND; from the coding sequence GTGAATAAGGCGTTAACTTACAATCAATATGGAAATATCAGCAGCCAACAAGCTTTTTTGGAAAAATACTCTGAGTTGGTCAAGCGTATAGCACATCATTTGATTGGACGTTTACCGCCGAGTGTGCAGGTAGAAGATTTAATTCAGGCAGGTATGATTGGCTTGCTTGAAGCTCAAAAAAATTATGATGGAAGTAAAGGCGCCAGTTTTGAAACCTACGCAGGGATTCGTATACGGGGTGCAATGCTTGATGATATCCGTCGTGGAGATTGGGTTCCAAGGTCGGTTCATAAGCATAATCGTGAGATCAGTCAGGCAATTTCAGCATTGGAAGGTGAATTAAATCGGGATCCGACTGATTCTGAGGTTGCTAATTTTTTAGGAATGTCGTTAGATCAATACCATAGCATTATAACTGATATTAATTGTTCGCGTATTATTGGGATCGAGGACTTGGGTGTATCAGAAGATGTTATATCTCCTTTTGATGTTGATGGCGATAGTTCACCATTTAAAGGTGTTGCTGACGAGTTATTTCGTAAAGCATTAATTGAGTCAATAAAATCGCTTCCTGAACGTGAAGCTTTGGTACTTTCGCTCTATTATGATGAAGAGCTAAACTTAAAGGAAATCGGTGAAGTACTTGGTGTAAGTGAATCTCGCGTAAGCCAAATATTGAGCCAGACGATGCAGCGTTTAAGGACAAAACTTCGTTCTTGGACACAAAATGATTAA
- a CDS encoding DUF2802 domain-containing protein, translated as MLDKTLQKTNKQLNELRSAVVGLGQKITEQEETVLHLNERVKDLEQQVQDTDSRLYSRASKLVQLGADVEELIEECELPKAEAELMLSLKKKISGEEKVPPLSKTHAREQQKARSAKKNV; from the coding sequence ATGTTAGATAAAACTTTACAGAAGACAAATAAGCAGTTAAACGAGCTGAGATCTGCCGTTGTTGGTTTAGGACAAAAGATTACTGAACAGGAAGAGACAGTACTTCATCTGAATGAGAGGGTTAAAGATCTGGAGCAGCAAGTACAGGATACAGATTCACGGCTTTATTCCCGGGCATCTAAACTTGTACAGCTAGGTGCTGATGTTGAAGAGTTGATTGAAGAATGTGAGCTCCCGAAGGCTGAAGCTGAACTAATGCTTTCTCTTAAGAAAAAAATATCCGGAGAAGAGAAAGTTCCGCCGCTGAGTAAAACTCATGCGAGAGAACAACAAAAGGCTCGTTCTGCTAAGAAAAATGTATGA
- a CDS encoding chemotaxis protein CheW — protein MSRDMVLSSEQALDDYFAALLDEDSGDLELVQEKKAESPSQVSKDVETVPQLQRQRVAEQVTESDNSFILPNLEDVQRLLNQLESTNPVDQIEDIDELLDKNTDEIASHVQVSSRVVDDVTEAEVTEEVILSSTTDEIQDWDINVQSDDVVEVNTEAPETVVETEIVTEPEVQTDSFYSDPVIETKIEPDSSYSQEKEPEIAQETSQETETQADDKAKNWKSIERKERFQILYFEVNGVMFAVPLDELGGIHRLETLNHLIGRPSWYLGLQTNRDDQLDVVDTACWVMADKLTDENYKSGYQYIVMLGDSSWGLACDHLKGTELLDSEKVRWREKAGKRPWLAGMVKERMCALIHVEALIGMLKAGLDVKALDN, from the coding sequence ATGAGTCGTGATATGGTGCTATCAAGTGAACAAGCTTTGGATGATTATTTTGCTGCGCTGTTAGATGAAGATAGTGGCGATTTAGAGCTGGTTCAAGAAAAAAAAGCAGAATCACCCTCGCAAGTTTCTAAAGACGTAGAGACTGTACCACAATTACAGAGGCAGCGGGTTGCTGAGCAGGTAACTGAATCAGATAATTCTTTTATTCTGCCAAATCTGGAAGATGTTCAACGTCTGTTAAATCAACTGGAATCAACGAATCCTGTTGATCAAATAGAAGATATTGATGAGTTGCTCGATAAGAACACTGATGAAATAGCATCTCATGTTCAGGTCAGTAGCCGTGTCGTTGATGACGTGACTGAAGCAGAAGTTACGGAAGAAGTGATATTATCCTCGACGACTGACGAAATTCAGGACTGGGATATCAATGTTCAGTCTGATGATGTTGTTGAGGTTAATACAGAAGCACCAGAAACTGTTGTTGAAACGGAAATAGTAACTGAGCCGGAAGTACAAACTGACTCGTTTTATTCTGATCCTGTAATTGAAACAAAGATAGAACCAGACTCTTCTTACAGTCAGGAAAAAGAGCCGGAAATTGCTCAGGAAACATCGCAGGAGACTGAAACTCAGGCTGATGATAAAGCGAAAAACTGGAAGAGTATCGAACGCAAAGAGCGTTTTCAGATATTATATTTTGAAGTAAATGGTGTTATGTTTGCGGTTCCTTTGGATGAACTGGGCGGTATTCATCGACTGGAAACATTGAATCATCTTATTGGTCGTCCTTCATGGTATTTAGGTTTACAGACAAACCGGGATGATCAGCTTGATGTTGTAGATACAGCTTGCTGGGTGATGGCTGATAAATTAACTGATGAGAATTATAAGTCAGGATACCAGTATATTGTGATGTTAGGTGATAGTTCCTGGGGATTAGCCTGTGATCACCTGAAAGGTACAGAATTACTGGATAGCGAGAAAGTTCGGTGGCGTGAAAAAGCCGGGAAGCGCCCTTGGCTGGCTGGTATGGTAAAAGAAAGAATGTGTGCTTTAATCCATGTTGAAGCATTAATCGGGATGCTGAAAGCCGGGTTGGATGTGAAAGCGCTCGATAATTAG
- a CDS encoding ParA family protein, producing the protein MIVWSVANQKGGVGKTTTTITLAGLLCKQGKRVLLVDTDPHASLTTYLGYDSDGVKNSLFDLFQLTTISRDSVSPLVIKTEIEGIDIIPAHMSLATLDRVMGNRSGMGLILKKALFELHDLYDYVLIDCPPILGVMMVNAIAASDRILIPVQTEFLAMKGLERMIRTLAIMRKSRHSEFRVTIVPTMYDKRTKASLQTLTQLKKDYPERVWTSAVPIDTKFRDASLKRLPASHFAEGSRGVFAYKQLLIYLERLAIDES; encoded by the coding sequence ATGATTGTTTGGAGTGTCGCCAACCAAAAAGGTGGTGTGGGTAAAACAACAACAACAATAACGCTCGCCGGCTTACTATGTAAGCAGGGAAAGCGGGTATTGTTGGTTGATACAGATCCTCATGCCTCGTTGACTACTTATCTTGGTTATGATTCAGATGGCGTCAAGAATAGTCTTTTTGATTTATTTCAGCTCACAACTATCTCTCGGGACTCTGTAAGCCCATTAGTGATAAAGACTGAAATTGAAGGGATCGATATTATTCCTGCCCATATGTCTTTAGCGACATTAGATCGTGTCATGGGTAACCGCAGTGGTATGGGGCTAATTCTGAAGAAGGCACTTTTTGAATTACATGATCTATACGACTACGTTTTGATTGATTGTCCTCCTATTTTGGGTGTGATGATGGTGAATGCGATTGCTGCCAGTGATCGCATTCTTATTCCTGTTCAGACTGAGTTTTTGGCGATGAAAGGGCTGGAACGTATGATCCGGACCCTGGCAATCATGCGAAAGTCCAGACATAGTGAGTTCCGGGTCACAATTGTACCTACCATGTACGATAAGAGAACCAAAGCGTCTTTACAGACATTGACTCAGTTGAAGAAAGACTATCCTGAACGGGTGTGGACTTCTGCGGTTCCGATTGATACGAAATTCAGAGATGCAAGTTTGAAACGCTTACCAGCTTCTCATTTTGCGGAAGGGAGTCGGGGAGTTTTTGCTTACAAGCAGTTGCTTATCTATTTAGAGAGGTTAGCAATTGATGAGTCGTGA
- a CDS encoding MinD/ParA family protein, with product MTNKMIYDQASGLRRLNEPTLTKVIAVTGGKGGVGKTNVTLGMAMSMARQGKKVMVLDADLGLANVDVMLGIRPKKNLGHVLAGECELQDAITEGPLGIRIIPATSGTQSMVELSHAQHVGLIRAFGSLEEEMDVLLIDTAAGISDMVVSFARAAQDVVVVVCDEPTSITDAYALIKLLSREHQVQRFKVVANMVRSYREGRELFAKLTLVTERFLNVSIELVACIPLDDNVRQSVKKQKIVVDAFPRSPASLAISSLANKALTWPIPRTPSGHLEFFVERLLNRTEIVGEPFSE from the coding sequence ATGACAAATAAGATGATTTACGACCAAGCAAGCGGCCTGCGCCGCTTAAATGAGCCGACACTGACGAAAGTTATTGCTGTGACTGGCGGTAAAGGAGGGGTTGGCAAAACAAATGTCACATTAGGAATGGCAATGAGTATGGCGCGTCAGGGCAAAAAGGTCATGGTGCTTGATGCTGATTTAGGCCTGGCTAATGTGGACGTTATGTTGGGTATCCGGCCGAAGAAAAATCTGGGCCATGTGCTGGCCGGAGAATGTGAACTTCAGGACGCGATTACTGAAGGGCCTCTTGGTATCAGAATTATTCCTGCAACTTCCGGGACTCAGTCCATGGTCGAATTATCTCATGCTCAGCATGTCGGTTTAATTCGGGCTTTTGGTAGCCTGGAAGAAGAGATGGATGTTCTTTTAATTGATACTGCTGCGGGAATTTCAGACATGGTGGTCAGCTTTGCCAGAGCTGCTCAGGATGTTGTTGTTGTTGTATGTGATGAACCAACCTCGATCACAGATGCTTATGCTTTGATAAAACTGCTCAGCAGAGAACACCAGGTACAGAGGTTTAAAGTGGTTGCCAACATGGTACGCAGTTACCGTGAAGGGCGTGAATTATTTGCTAAGTTGACCTTGGTCACAGAGCGTTTTCTTAATGTAAGTATTGAGCTCGTCGCTTGCATTCCTTTAGACGATAATGTTCGACAGTCAGTTAAAAAACAAAAAATTGTTGTGGATGCTTTTCCACGTTCGCCAGCTTCGCTTGCTATTAGCTCTTTAGCCAATAAAGCGTTAACATGGCCTATACCACGAACACCAAGTGGTCATTTAGAATTTTTTGTAGAGCGCTTGCTTAATCGTACAGAGATAGTCGGGGAACCATTTAGTGAATAA
- a CDS encoding chemotaxis protein CheA, with amino-acid sequence MSYDLDEDILQDFLVEAGEILELLSEQLVELENNPEDNDLLNAIFRGFHTVKGGAGFLSLTELVETCHGAENVFDILRNGQRGVSADLMDTMLRALDTVNDQFAAVQNREPLDAADPDLLEELHRLSQPASEDEPVAESTASHVEETAATESPQPPVSEEPVAVSMPEEAASDSVDVSSIDEITQDEFEQLLDELHGKGSAPGAHESTESPSPTPPPAEKNSAVSSDDITDDEFEQLLDELHGRGNAPSAHSESEAAPATPQPPQQNTSPSPSSSAGKAGEGDSDLMTDDEFEKLLDDLHGQGNGPSVEELEMAVKPASANPKAEAKPAAAVSKPVESKPAPAAPPAAKPAAKKTAVATKESKEVAVKKAQQTEATVRVDTSTLDTIMNMVGELVLVRNRLLSLGLNSNDEEMSKAVANLDVVTADLQGAVMKTRMQPIKKVFGRFPRVVRDLARSLKKDINLEMRGEDTDLDKNLVEALADPLIHLVRNSVDHGVEMPDIREKSGKPRTGKVILSASQEGDHIELCIIDDGAGMNPDKLRGIAVKRGLMDEDAASRLSNKECFNLIFMPGFSSKEQISDISGRGVGMDVVKTAINTLNGSIDIDSEIGKGTKIAIKVPLTLAILPTLMVGVAGSPFALPLASVNEIFHLDLSRTNVVDGQLTIIVREKSIPLFYLQNWLAPQHTIERGKGHGHVVIVQIGSQRVGFVVDTLIGQEEVVIKPLDNLLQGTPGMAGATITSDGHIALILDVPDLLKNYAAASRI; translated from the coding sequence ATGAGCTACGATTTAGACGAAGATATTTTGCAGGATTTCCTGGTTGAAGCGGGAGAGATTTTAGAGTTACTTTCCGAGCAGTTAGTAGAACTTGAAAATAACCCCGAAGATAACGACCTTTTAAACGCAATTTTTCGTGGTTTTCATACTGTCAAAGGTGGTGCCGGTTTTTTATCTTTGACTGAATTGGTTGAAACATGTCACGGCGCTGAAAACGTATTTGATATTTTACGTAATGGTCAAAGAGGTGTATCCGCAGATTTGATGGATACCATGCTTCGGGCGCTTGATACAGTAAATGATCAGTTTGCTGCAGTGCAGAACAGGGAGCCGCTTGACGCTGCTGATCCCGATTTACTAGAAGAGTTACATCGTCTTTCACAGCCAGCCTCCGAAGACGAACCTGTGGCAGAAAGTACTGCGTCTCACGTTGAAGAAACGGCAGCTACTGAGTCTCCACAACCACCTGTCTCCGAAGAACCTGTGGCAGTGAGTATGCCTGAAGAGGCTGCTTCTGATTCTGTTGATGTCAGTTCTATTGATGAAATAACACAAGATGAATTCGAACAATTATTAGATGAGCTACATGGTAAGGGGAGTGCTCCCGGAGCTCATGAATCAACTGAAAGTCCATCACCAACACCTCCACCAGCTGAAAAAAATAGCGCTGTTAGCAGTGATGACATTACTGATGATGAGTTTGAACAATTACTTGATGAGTTACACGGCAGAGGGAATGCTCCGTCTGCCCATTCAGAATCAGAAGCTGCGCCTGCGACGCCACAACCTCCTCAACAAAATACATCTCCATCTCCATCATCTTCTGCCGGTAAGGCTGGGGAAGGTGACAGTGATCTGATGACTGATGATGAGTTTGAGAAATTATTAGATGATTTACATGGGCAGGGAAATGGTCCTTCGGTTGAAGAACTGGAGATGGCGGTAAAACCTGCTTCAGCAAATCCTAAAGCGGAAGCTAAGCCTGCTGCAGCAGTAAGTAAGCCAGTCGAGAGCAAACCTGCACCAGCTGCACCACCGGCTGCTAAGCCAGCAGCGAAGAAGACCGCTGTAGCAACTAAAGAGTCGAAGGAAGTTGCTGTGAAAAAAGCACAGCAGACTGAGGCGACCGTTCGGGTTGATACTTCGACACTTGATACCATTATGAATATGGTTGGTGAACTGGTTCTGGTGCGAAATCGTCTTTTGAGTCTGGGGCTCAATAGTAATGATGAGGAAATGTCTAAGGCTGTCGCTAATCTGGATGTTGTAACTGCTGACCTTCAGGGTGCAGTAATGAAAACCAGGATGCAGCCGATTAAGAAAGTTTTTGGCCGTTTCCCGCGGGTTGTTCGTGACTTAGCCCGAAGTCTGAAGAAAGATATTAATCTTGAAATGCGGGGAGAAGATACCGATTTAGATAAAAATCTGGTTGAAGCTCTTGCTGATCCTTTGATTCACTTGGTTCGAAATTCAGTTGACCATGGTGTTGAAATGCCTGATATACGGGAGAAAAGTGGCAAACCCCGTACCGGGAAGGTCATCTTGTCAGCATCACAGGAAGGTGACCATATAGAGTTGTGTATTATCGACGATGGTGCCGGAATGAACCCGGATAAACTAAGAGGTATTGCAGTTAAACGTGGTTTGATGGATGAAGATGCAGCATCCCGGTTGTCTAATAAAGAATGTTTCAATTTAATTTTCATGCCTGGTTTTTCCAGTAAAGAACAGATTTCAGATATTTCAGGACGAGGTGTGGGAATGGACGTTGTGAAAACGGCTATTAACACTTTGAATGGTTCTATCGATATTGATTCTGAGATTGGGAAAGGAACTAAAATTGCCATAAAAGTACCGTTAACGCTGGCTATATTACCTACATTGATGGTTGGCGTTGCCGGCAGTCCTTTTGCTCTGCCACTTGCGAGTGTTAATGAGATTTTCCATTTAGATTTGAGTCGTACTAACGTTGTTGATGGACAGTTGACAATTATTGTCAGAGAAAAATCAATCCCACTATTTTATTTGCAGAATTGGTTAGCACCTCAGCATACGATTGAGCGTGGTAAAGGGCATGGACATGTTGTGATTGTTCAAATCGGTAGTCAGCGTGTTGGTTTTGTTGTTGATACATTAATCGGTCAGGAGGAAGTTGTGATCAAACCTCTGGATAATTTATTACAGGGAACTCCTGGGATGGCTGGCGCAACAATAACGAGTGACGGTCATATTGCATTGATATTAGATGTGCCTGATTTATTGAAAAATTATGCAGCTGCATCTCGAATCTGA
- a CDS encoding chemotaxis protein CheW produces the protein MSQTNEVEVKKDQSNDEVLQWVTFQLEEETYGINVMQVREVLRYTEIAPVPGAPDYVLGIINLRGNVVTVIDTRSRFGLVDGEVTDNTRIIVIESEHQVIGILVDSVAEVVYLRSSEIDTTPSVGTDESAKFIQGVSNRDGKLLILVDLNKLLSDEEWDEMAHL, from the coding sequence ATGTCTCAGACAAACGAAGTGGAAGTGAAAAAAGACCAGTCTAATGACGAAGTGCTTCAGTGGGTGACGTTCCAGTTAGAGGAAGAAACCTACGGCATTAATGTTATGCAGGTCAGAGAAGTACTCCGCTATACCGAAATTGCACCTGTCCCAGGAGCACCTGACTATGTGTTAGGTATTATCAACTTACGTGGCAATGTTGTCACTGTGATTGATACTCGTTCACGATTTGGGTTGGTTGATGGCGAGGTTACTGATAATACAAGAATTATTGTGATTGAGTCCGAGCACCAGGTCATTGGTATCTTGGTTGATAGCGTTGCTGAAGTTGTATACTTGCGTTCATCAGAAATAGATACAACACCAAGCGTTGGTACTGATGAAAGTGCTAAGTTTATCCAGGGTGTTAGCAACAGAGATGGGAAGCTTCTTATTCTGGTTGATCTGAACAAATTGCTCAGTGATGAAGAGTGGGATGAGATGGCTCATTTATAA